A single window of Leptolyngbya ohadii IS1 DNA harbors:
- a CDS encoding AAA-like domain-containing protein has translation MTQLQSSRRKRGVVLSLKGWQRVQAAEQKAADQDNSSRPYTLEQLSDRSGLSPNTITKVRRRRHAVDRQTLESYFGAVGLELASEDYISLEPDSTLRSSTPLRGQVPLDSPYYIERQPNEQIAYDEVMQPGALIRIKAPKQFGKTSLMARVLAFAREKGMREAVVNFQLADSSVFSNFDRFLRWFCAVVTRSLNLPIQLDQYWDDLYGSSYSCTNYFERYLLTEIDSPIVLALDEGDILFGHPALANDFLAMIRAWNEKARYGNDGSDLWQQLRLVLVHCSESLIGLPLDLNQSPFNVGLSIELESFNQEQIQELIQRYGIENGSQLATELENYLGGIPYLVQLSLHTISTRGIAFTQIKEQSMAANSIFGFHLRNALTRLQKSHPQLLPILYNVTTAPEPIALDPIDAFNLQCTGLVCLDTLQKAEPSCVLYQQYFSQVLPRIRDNS, from the coding sequence ATGACGCAGCTCCAGTCATCTCGTCGAAAGAGAGGAGTCGTTCTAAGCCTTAAAGGATGGCAGCGAGTACAAGCCGCTGAGCAAAAAGCAGCCGATCAGGATAACAGCAGTCGTCCCTATACGCTGGAGCAACTCAGCGATCGATCGGGTTTAAGTCCCAACACCATTACAAAAGTGCGGCGGCGCAGACATGCGGTTGATCGACAAACCCTAGAGTCCTACTTTGGGGCAGTTGGGCTAGAACTCGCCTCTGAGGACTACATCAGCCTTGAACCTGATAGTACGCTCCGTTCCTCAACGCCCTTACGAGGACAGGTGCCGCTGGACTCTCCCTACTATATTGAGCGACAGCCTAACGAACAGATTGCCTACGATGAGGTGATGCAGCCCGGTGCGCTCATTCGGATCAAGGCACCCAAGCAATTTGGCAAAACTTCCCTGATGGCGAGAGTTCTTGCCTTTGCACGGGAAAAGGGAATGCGAGAGGCGGTGGTCAACTTCCAGCTTGCAGACTCTAGCGTTTTTTCAAACTTCGATCGCTTTTTGCGCTGGTTTTGTGCCGTTGTAACGCGCAGTCTCAATCTTCCCATTCAGCTCGACCAATATTGGGACGACCTTTACGGCAGCAGCTATAGCTGTACCAACTACTTCGAGCGGTATTTGCTGACCGAAATTGATAGTCCGATCGTTCTGGCGCTGGATGAAGGCGATATTTTGTTTGGACATCCGGCGCTCGCCAACGATTTCCTGGCGATGATCCGCGCCTGGAACGAAAAAGCCCGCTATGGCAACGACGGCAGCGATTTGTGGCAGCAGCTTCGTCTTGTGCTGGTTCACTGCTCTGAATCTCTAATTGGTCTACCGCTGGATCTCAATCAGTCGCCTTTTAATGTCGGGCTGTCGATCGAGCTGGAAAGCTTTAATCAAGAGCAAATTCAGGAACTCATTCAGCGCTACGGCATTGAGAACGGTTCCCAACTTGCCACAGAGCTAGAGAACTATTTGGGCGGTATTCCCTATCTGGTGCAGTTGTCTCTGCATACGATTAGCACTCGCGGCATTGCGTTTACTCAAATCAAAGAGCAGTCTATGGCTGCCAACAGTATCTTTGGTTTCCATCTTCGCAACGCCCTGACACGATTGCAAAAATCCCATCCCCAGCTTTTACCCATTTTGTACAATGTCACAACAGCGCCAGAGCCGATCGCCCTTGATCCGATCGATGCCTTTAATCTGCAATGTACCGGGCTAGTCTGTCTGGATACGCTGCAAAAAGCTGAACCAAGCTGTGTTCTTTATCAGCAGTATTTCTCGCAGGTACTCCCACGGATTCGAGACAATTCGTGA
- a CDS encoding DUF2382 domain-containing protein — protein MALYKIKDFYPDYREHFGDHDVMGMDLYSGNDKVGSVDNLLVDDEGRFRYLIINTGAWIFGKKVLMPIGRARIDYNDRHVYVDGLTREQVENLPEYDGSVPADFDYEERVRGVYRSPGSRSSVDAANTTPGSASTMGTMGTTGAVGYGSTAAASGTPIDTATPLDTPAALTDVSARRDRDIDVNRRDTVANRDVRDDRNPLQKAGDAIGNTVDRVTHRDDRSYTRDNYRYDEHDRDLFSMNDRDHQTFRLYEERLIANKQRQKTGEVIVGKHVETEHTQVNVPIEKERVVIERTNPVNQVVSEGEINAFGDNEVVRMEVYEEVPDIRKETVLREEVTVRKEVDRDTVTADETLRREELDIDKDGNPIINNPNL, from the coding sequence ATGGCTCTCTACAAGATTAAAGACTTTTACCCAGACTATCGCGAACACTTCGGCGACCATGATGTCATGGGCATGGATCTCTACTCCGGCAATGACAAAGTGGGTTCCGTAGACAACCTGCTGGTGGATGATGAAGGTCGCTTCCGCTATCTGATCATTAACACGGGTGCCTGGATTTTTGGTAAGAAAGTGCTGATGCCCATCGGTCGCGCTCGCATCGACTACAACGATCGCCATGTATATGTAGATGGACTGACCCGCGAGCAGGTTGAGAATCTGCCTGAGTACGATGGTTCCGTTCCCGCTGACTTCGACTACGAAGAGCGCGTTCGTGGCGTTTATCGTTCTCCTGGTTCCCGTAGTTCTGTTGACGCCGCTAATACAACCCCCGGTAGCGCATCTACGATGGGCACGATGGGTACGACGGGCGCAGTGGGGTATGGTTCTACTGCTGCTGCTAGCGGCACCCCGATTGATACCGCAACTCCGCTGGACACTCCCGCTGCCCTGACGGATGTTTCTGCTCGTCGCGATCGCGATATTGATGTCAACCGTCGTGATACGGTCGCAAATCGCGATGTCCGTGATGACAGAAATCCGCTTCAGAAGGCTGGCGATGCGATCGGCAACACTGTGGATCGCGTGACTCACCGGGACGATCGCAGCTATACCCGCGACAACTATCGCTATGACGAGCACGATCGCGATCTGTTCTCGATGAACGATCGGGATCACCAAACCTTCCGTCTGTACGAAGAGCGTCTGATCGCTAACAAGCAGCGTCAGAAGACGGGTGAAGTGATCGTTGGCAAGCACGTTGAAACCGAGCATACTCAGGTCAATGTGCCGATCGAGAAAGAGCGGGTTGTGATTGAGCGCACGAATCCTGTGAATCAGGTTGTTTCCGAAGGCGAAATCAACGCTTTTGGCGACAACGAAGTGGTTCGGATGGAAGTGTACGAAGAAGTGCCCGACATCCGCAAGGAAACCGTGCTGCGCGAAGAAGTCACCGTTCGTAAGGAAGTCGATCGCGACACCGTGACCGCAGACGAGACCCTGCGTCGTGAAGAACTGGACATCGACAAAGACGGTAATCCGATCATCAACAACCCCAACCTGTAA
- a CDS encoding YsnF/AvaK domain-containing protein, producing the protein MTNFFRLKHSDPDFHRLFQRNNIDDYRVYASDRSLLGGVSDTWIDDAGRYYLVVDRNVDRNIEDRNIEGHASHHNDRILVPLGRFQIDYHGRQIHTELDSAQVHSLPIVTSEGMVRNRSQMVANQTIVTPTTGAIAANSAPNAATVRTFAPLEASAPLDASAPLDVPQVKQDVQRVVMPDVAVSSAVQQPIVAPVQQPITPPVEQPRIAPAPAAEVLSRPAQPAARVPARTAQEEKIRLLEERLVVNARKRKLGDVIVRKEIITEMVQVPIRREKLIVEQISPEHKQLVEVDLSQGDRSTIELIQSLQADGLTSGTVNQPIAQNGIHGNGSGMSVQEASQLLAELASRPEYQGANVKIEFADPRIQAEYQRRL; encoded by the coding sequence ATGACAAACTTTTTCAGGCTGAAACATTCCGATCCAGACTTCCATCGCCTGTTTCAAAGAAATAATATTGATGATTATCGAGTTTATGCCAGCGATCGATCGCTTCTAGGTGGAGTCAGTGATACCTGGATTGATGATGCGGGACGCTATTATCTGGTCGTCGATCGCAACGTTGATCGCAATATTGAAGATCGCAATATTGAAGGTCACGCCTCCCATCACAACGATCGGATTTTGGTGCCGCTAGGTCGCTTTCAGATTGACTATCACGGACGACAAATTCATACTGAGCTAGACTCTGCTCAAGTTCACAGTCTGCCGATCGTCACCTCGGAAGGTATGGTGCGAAACAGAAGTCAGATGGTGGCAAATCAAACGATCGTCACCCCAACGACCGGAGCGATCGCAGCCAATTCCGCCCCCAATGCGGCAACCGTACGTACCTTTGCACCTTTGGAAGCTTCTGCCCCACTCGACGCCTCTGCCCCGTTGGACGTTCCCCAGGTTAAACAGGATGTACAGCGTGTGGTCATGCCCGATGTCGCTGTTTCTTCCGCTGTTCAGCAGCCTATTGTGGCACCCGTTCAACAGCCTATTACGCCACCCGTCGAACAGCCGAGGATTGCCCCTGCCCCTGCTGCTGAGGTGCTTTCTCGTCCGGCTCAGCCTGCTGCTCGTGTACCTGCCCGAACTGCTCAGGAAGAAAAGATTCGGCTGCTGGAAGAACGACTCGTGGTGAATGCCCGCAAGCGCAAGCTGGGTGATGTGATTGTGCGGAAGGAAATCATTACCGAGATGGTTCAGGTGCCTATCCGCCGCGAAAAGCTGATTGTTGAGCAGATTAGCCCGGAACACAAGCAGCTTGTAGAAGTTGATCTGAGCCAGGGCGATCGCTCGACGATTGAACTTATTCAATCCCTGCAAGCCGACGGCTTAACGAGTGGAACAGTCAACCAACCGATCGCGCAGAACGGTATTCACGGCAATGGCTCTGGTATGTCGGTGCAGGAAGCCAGTCAACTGCTGGCAGAGCTGGCAAGCCGTCCAGAATATCAGGGCGCGAATGTCAAAATTGAGTTTGCCGATCCGAGAATTCAGGCAGAGTATCAGCGACGATTATAG
- a CDS encoding carbohydrate ABC transporter permease, whose protein sequence is MKQLKLNEGAVGYLFLMPALSVLGTFFVLPILYSVFLSFQKVQLLGEIQYQFIGLKNFQRLAEDDRVWIALRNTVQYVAIVVPAQTVLALTLAVTLNAGIRGKNLWRILYFLPTVTSSAVLTLIFMWMYNSNGLFNQFLSFVGLPTYNWLGDPAVALKGIMVMNIWSTAPFFMVIYLAALQDIPQSLYEAARIDGASAWDQFLHITLPLLKPVSFFVVAMGIIGTFQLFDQAYIFSGGSGGPNNATLTLVLLIYQAVFRDLQMGYAAAIAFLLAAAIITITLIQRKFFAQEN, encoded by the coding sequence ATGAAACAATTGAAACTGAATGAAGGGGCGGTTGGCTATTTGTTTCTCATGCCAGCCCTTTCTGTCTTGGGCACGTTTTTTGTGTTGCCCATTCTTTACTCGGTTTTCCTGTCTTTTCAGAAGGTTCAGCTTCTGGGGGAAATTCAGTATCAGTTCATCGGTCTGAAGAACTTTCAGCGATTGGCGGAAGACGATCGAGTTTGGATTGCGCTGAGAAATACGGTTCAATACGTGGCGATCGTGGTTCCGGCACAAACCGTTCTGGCACTGACGCTGGCTGTTACGCTGAATGCGGGAATTCGCGGTAAGAATCTCTGGCGCATTCTTTACTTTCTGCCTACAGTAACCTCCTCTGCTGTACTGACGCTGATCTTCATGTGGATGTATAACAGCAACGGTTTGTTCAATCAGTTTTTGAGTTTTGTTGGGCTTCCCACCTACAACTGGCTGGGTGATCCGGCGGTGGCGCTGAAGGGCATTATGGTGATGAATATCTGGTCAACTGCGCCCTTTTTTATGGTGATCTATCTAGCGGCGCTGCAAGACATTCCCCAATCGCTATACGAAGCAGCCCGCATTGATGGTGCCAGTGCGTGGGATCAGTTTTTGCACATTACGCTGCCCTTGCTGAAGCCCGTGAGCTTCTTCGTCGTGGCAATGGGAATTATCGGCACGTTTCAGCTGTTTGACCAGGCGTATATTTTCTCTGGCGGATCGGGCGGTCCCAACAATGCCACTCTGACGTTAGTGCTGTTGATCTATCAGGCAGTCTTTCGCGATCTGCAAATGGGCTATGCGGCAGCGATCGCATTTTTGCTGGCAGCAGCGATTATCACTATCACGCTGATTCAGAGAAAGTTCTTTGCCCAGGAGAATTAG
- a CDS encoding primary-amine oxidase yields the protein MTSTQDFVSALPSQSVNHPLEPLTVAEVAAAVAIVRREKGIGALFRFPCVTLKEPLKSTVLSFQSGDPIEREAFLILLDNETGTTYEAIVSLTQNQVLSWEAVPDVQPNIMPDELSECEAAVKAHPEFRAALAKRGITNLDLVVVDPWAIGNFGFEDEKGIRLSRAICYLREKPDGNFYARPIDGLIPVVNLNKMEVLWIEDLGVVPVPPEASEYVDRFQPQLRTDIKPLHITQPEGPSFEVNGHHIRWQKWDLRIGFTPREGLVLYQVGYEDQGRLRPILYRASLSEMVVPYGDPRPQHYRKNAFDVGEHGVGVLANSLTLGCDCLGEIRYFDAVLTNSRGEVSITENAVCMHEEDYGILWKHTDWRLDEAQVRRSRRLVLSFVATVDNYEYGFFWYFYQDGTIQYEVKLTGILLCGALMDFPKYGTVVAPELNALNHQHFFNLRLDFDLDGTNNSVYEVNSYAEPMGPDNPQGNAFYAQSTLLAAEQEAQRIIDPFTARYWKIVNPSVSNRLGQPVGFKIIPGENVLPFAHPESPILQRAGFMTKHLWVTPYDPNEMFAAGSYPNQHPGGEGLPKWTQANRSIDNTDLVVWYTFGHHHIPRPEDFPIMPTAYSGFMLKPVGFFDANPALDVPPAGKPP from the coding sequence ATGACCAGTACTCAGGATTTCGTCAGTGCGTTGCCGTCTCAGTCTGTGAATCATCCTCTGGAACCGCTCACCGTTGCAGAAGTGGCTGCGGCAGTGGCGATCGTCCGTCGCGAAAAGGGGATTGGGGCATTGTTTCGGTTTCCCTGTGTGACGTTGAAAGAACCGCTCAAGTCTACGGTACTGAGCTTCCAGTCCGGCGATCCGATCGAGCGGGAAGCATTCCTGATTCTGCTGGACAACGAGACGGGCACCACCTACGAGGCGATCGTTTCCCTGACCCAAAATCAGGTTCTCTCCTGGGAGGCAGTCCCCGACGTGCAGCCCAACATCATGCCCGATGAACTGTCTGAATGCGAGGCGGCAGTCAAGGCACACCCGGAATTTAGAGCAGCCCTGGCAAAGCGCGGCATTACAAATCTGGATCTGGTCGTAGTCGATCCCTGGGCGATCGGCAATTTTGGCTTCGAGGACGAGAAGGGAATTCGGCTGTCCCGTGCAATCTGCTACCTGCGCGAAAAACCCGACGGCAACTTCTACGCCCGCCCAATCGACGGGTTGATTCCCGTGGTCAACCTGAACAAAATGGAAGTCCTGTGGATTGAGGATCTGGGGGTGGTGCCCGTGCCGCCGGAGGCGAGTGAATACGTCGATCGCTTTCAGCCTCAGCTGCGAACCGATATTAAACCGCTGCACATTACTCAACCCGAAGGACCAAGCTTTGAGGTCAACGGACACCATATCCGCTGGCAAAAGTGGGATTTGCGAATCGGATTTACCCCCCGCGAAGGACTGGTGCTGTACCAGGTGGGCTACGAGGATCAGGGACGGCTACGCCCCATTCTCTACCGGGCTTCCCTGTCGGAAATGGTGGTTCCCTACGGCGATCCCCGTCCGCAGCACTACCGAAAAAATGCCTTCGACGTGGGCGAACATGGCGTCGGTGTCCTGGCAAACTCCCTGACGCTGGGCTGCGACTGCCTGGGCGAAATCCGCTATTTTGATGCCGTGCTGACCAACAGCCGGGGCGAAGTCTCCATCACGGAAAATGCGGTCTGCATGCACGAAGAGGACTATGGCATTCTCTGGAAGCACACCGACTGGCGACTGGACGAGGCACAGGTGAGACGATCGCGCCGCCTGGTTCTATCCTTTGTCGCCACTGTAGATAACTACGAGTACGGCTTCTTCTGGTACTTCTATCAGGACGGAACGATTCAGTACGAAGTGAAGCTGACTGGAATTCTGCTCTGCGGGGCGCTGATGGACTTCCCCAAATACGGCACCGTCGTTGCCCCTGAACTGAACGCCCTCAACCACCAGCATTTCTTTAACCTGCGGCTGGACTTTGACCTGGACGGCACCAACAATTCCGTCTACGAGGTCAACTCCTACGCCGAACCCATGGGACCAGACAACCCCCAGGGCAACGCCTTCTACGCCCAGTCCACTCTGCTGGCAGCGGAACAGGAAGCCCAGCGGATCATCGATCCCTTTACTGCTCGCTACTGGAAGATCGTTAACCCCAGCGTCTCCAATCGTCTGGGTCAACCCGTCGGCTTCAAGATCATCCCCGGCGAAAACGTCCTGCCCTTTGCCCACCCCGAATCCCCCATTCTCCAGCGGGCAGGCTTCATGACCAAACACCTGTGGGTGACGCCCTACGATCCCAACGAAATGTTTGCCGCAGGCAGCTATCCCAACCAGCATCCCGGCGGCGAAGGCTTACCAAAATGGACGCAGGCAAATCGATCGATCGACAACACCGACCTGGTCGTCTGGTACACCTTTGGACACCACCATATCCCCCGTCCCGAAGACTTCCCAATTATGCCCACCGCCTATTCCGGCTTCATGCTCAAACCCGTGGGCTTCTTCGACGCTAATCCTGCCTTGGATGTACCGCCAGCAGGGAAGCCACCATAA
- a CDS encoding protein kinase domain-containing protein, translating into MSRSPSPLSSNKPLGGRYRIVQQLGVGGFGRTFLAADLHLPGHPQCVIKHLRPQVKSEDTLLMARRCFNTEAEVLYQLGVHDQIPRLLAHFEESQEFYLAQEFVEGEPIAQELVEGKPWSQAKTLAFLKEVLFVLQFVHEQQVIHRDLKPSNLIRRNRDQKLVLIDFGAVKQVSNQSFDTDSGHTNLTISIGTQGYMPSEQLAGKPRFSSDVFAVGVLGIQALTGLHPRYLGEDEGGEINWHSLAPQTHPALVEVIDRMVRYDFRARYSTAAEALAALNDLPSEIAEDTTEPPLTAVPATLRQKTTAKSAGNSAGHSAGHSAGNGAALRSTGSQSANSKLEAKPAELSTEQGNLQTLADDTAGIDVTVMGEDSLATALWIPSESLSESLADAVPLQTGATQLLGRLHSPSQAGTPTVSQPLSASASWSSQRRKSQPWVILGAAAAIGLSLVALQARFPLALNHWLDRDTASSTTTKPSPGSSPLPTDPKQLASVLVTQAAQLQSRQAYKEALEYFDRAIAAKSDFADAYTGRCEVLNLLKRPEEAIVSCNDALAYEPDNPVALWSKGNALMQQNRTYEALKLYEDVTYLKPDFASGWVRRGVALQKLGRSAEALNALDRGIDIQRNSAEAWITKGAALLNLQRYNDAVAALDKALQLQPNSEQARELRQQARERLGR; encoded by the coding sequence ATGAGTCGCTCACCTTCCCCGCTCAGTTCAAATAAGCCCCTGGGCGGACGATATCGAATCGTTCAGCAGCTAGGAGTTGGCGGGTTCGGACGCACTTTTCTAGCCGCAGATCTGCATTTGCCGGGGCATCCCCAATGTGTGATCAAGCATCTAAGACCCCAGGTTAAAAGCGAAGATACCCTGCTCATGGCGCGACGCTGTTTCAATACTGAAGCAGAGGTACTCTATCAGCTTGGCGTTCACGACCAGATTCCGCGTCTGCTGGCACACTTTGAGGAAAGCCAGGAATTTTACCTTGCCCAGGAATTTGTAGAGGGAGAACCCATCGCCCAGGAACTCGTAGAGGGCAAACCCTGGTCTCAAGCTAAGACTCTGGCGTTTTTGAAAGAAGTTTTGTTCGTTCTGCAATTTGTGCATGAGCAGCAGGTGATTCACCGCGACCTCAAGCCGTCCAACCTGATCCGCCGCAATCGCGATCAGAAGCTCGTACTCATTGACTTTGGTGCTGTTAAGCAGGTCAGTAACCAGAGCTTCGACACGGACAGCGGGCATACCAATCTCACCATCTCGATCGGCACTCAGGGCTATATGCCCAGCGAACAGCTTGCCGGAAAACCGCGTTTCAGCAGCGATGTCTTTGCTGTTGGCGTTCTGGGAATTCAAGCACTCACGGGACTTCACCCCAGGTATCTGGGCGAGGATGAGGGAGGTGAAATCAACTGGCATTCCCTTGCTCCCCAAACCCATCCGGCACTCGTCGAGGTGATCGATCGCATGGTGCGGTATGACTTTCGCGCCCGCTATTCCACGGCTGCCGAAGCTTTAGCTGCCCTGAACGATCTGCCCTCCGAGATCGCTGAAGATACCACAGAGCCACCCCTGACCGCCGTTCCGGCTACTTTGCGCCAGAAAACAACTGCTAAGAGTGCTGGCAATAGCGCAGGTCATAGTGCAGGTCATAGTGCAGGCAATGGCGCAGCCCTTCGGAGTACGGGCAGTCAGAGCGCGAACAGCAAATTAGAGGCAAAACCCGCTGAACTGTCTACGGAACAGGGCAATCTTCAAACCCTTGCCGACGATACGGCAGGTATTGATGTCACTGTGATGGGCGAAGATAGTCTGGCAACTGCGCTCTGGATTCCGTCCGAGTCCCTGTCTGAGTCTCTGGCTGATGCGGTGCCGCTGCAAACGGGAGCCACCCAACTGCTGGGCAGACTCCATTCCCCCAGTCAAGCCGGGACGCCAACAGTCAGCCAACCCCTGTCCGCCAGTGCGAGCTGGAGCAGTCAACGCCGGAAAAGTCAGCCCTGGGTAATTCTGGGTGCGGCAGCGGCGATTGGTCTTTCGCTGGTAGCTCTGCAAGCGCGGTTTCCCCTGGCTTTAAACCACTGGCTCGATCGCGACACAGCTTCCTCGACGACGACAAAGCCCTCTCCCGGTTCTTCCCCCCTGCCAACAGACCCTAAACAGCTTGCCTCCGTGCTGGTGACTCAAGCCGCCCAACTCCAGAGCCGTCAGGCATACAAGGAAGCTCTGGAATATTTCGATCGCGCCATTGCTGCCAAGTCCGACTTTGCCGATGCCTACACCGGACGCTGTGAAGTCCTGAACTTGTTGAAACGCCCCGAAGAAGCGATCGTCTCTTGCAATGATGCCCTGGCATACGAGCCAGACAACCCGGTTGCTCTCTGGAGCAAAGGCAATGCCCTGATGCAGCAAAACCGTACCTACGAAGCCCTGAAGCTGTACGAGGATGTCACCTACCTCAAGCCCGACTTTGCCTCCGGGTGGGTGCGGCGTGGTGTAGCCCTCCAGAAATTGGGACGATCGGCAGAAGCCCTCAATGCCCTCGATCGCGGCATCGACATCCAGCGCAACTCCGCAGAAGCCTGGATTACTAAAGGTGCAGCCCTGCTCAACCTCCAGCGATACAATGATGCAGTCGCCGCCCTGGATAAAGCCCTTCAGCTTCAGCCCAATAGCGAGCAGGCAAGGGAGTTGCGGCAGCAGGCAAGGGAGCGGTTGGGAAGGTAG
- a CDS encoding DUF3386 domain-containing protein, whose protein sequence is MTEQTARDLFRAAYENRNTWDSNFPGYTADVTYRQGNDVYQGKVRVNPDRKADVLDVEDEQAKKAIASQMWETAIHRVRYSFETTHKENEFSFGETDETGAVEILVGGKCAGDRYKVRDNIITLVHRHIHGVVVTINTFSVQETSEGYLAHRYDSVYHDPATGEQKGGVSQFEDSFENVDGYYILTGRKITTEANGKTYTDEYSFSNVKLLQPAIV, encoded by the coding sequence ATGACTGAGCAAACCGCACGCGATCTATTTCGGGCTGCCTACGAGAACCGCAATACCTGGGATAGTAATTTTCCGGGCTATACGGCGGATGTGACCTATCGCCAGGGCAACGATGTTTACCAGGGTAAGGTGCGCGTCAATCCCGATCGCAAGGCAGATGTGCTGGACGTAGAAGACGAGCAGGCAAAGAAGGCGATCGCCTCGCAGATGTGGGAAACTGCCATTCACCGAGTTCGCTACAGTTTTGAAACCACCCATAAGGAAAATGAGTTCTCCTTTGGGGAAACAGACGAGACTGGCGCAGTAGAAATTCTGGTAGGCGGTAAGTGTGCGGGCGATCGCTATAAAGTTCGCGATAACATCATCACGCTCGTTCATCGGCATATTCACGGTGTGGTTGTGACAATCAACACCTTTAGCGTTCAGGAGACCAGCGAAGGCTATCTGGCGCATCGGTATGATTCGGTTTACCACGACCCCGCAACGGGTGAGCAAAAGGGCGGCGTATCTCAGTTTGAGGACAGCTTTGAGAACGTGGACGGCTACTACATTCTCACCGGACGCAAAATTACCACTGAGGCAAACGGTAAAACCTACACCGACGAATACAGCTTCTCCAACGTCAAGCTACTCCAGCCTGCGATCGTTTAA
- a CDS encoding NifU family protein yields the protein MQTMELTNDNVEKVLDELRPYLMSDGGNVELVDIDGPVVKLRLQGACGSCPSSTMTLRMGIERRLREYIPEIAEVEQVI from the coding sequence ATGCAAACAATGGAACTGACGAACGATAACGTCGAGAAAGTGTTGGACGAGCTGCGTCCCTACCTGATGTCGGACGGCGGCAACGTTGAACTGGTCGATATCGATGGTCCTGTGGTTAAACTGCGCCTTCAGGGAGCTTGCGGTTCCTGCCCTAGCTCCACCATGACCTTGAGAATGGGCATCGAGCGCAGATTGCGGGAATATATTCCTGAAATTGCTGAAGTGGAACAAGTTATCTAG